One genomic region from Amycolatopsis sp. FBCC-B4732 encodes:
- the malQ gene encoding 4-alpha-glucanotransferase produces the protein MPDETAARRVLQELADRYGVATRYENADQVWVDVDDEVVAAVLRQFGVDPTSDEAVAETDALPPTIVVKEGTTRPLPGDAEVVLEDGTRRPAHGELPGDLPLGWHRVVTAEQDVVLAVVPAKLPVVKPAWGWMLQLYSLHSPGSWGIGDYADLATFAARSAAELDAGVLLVNPVQAISPAHPVERSPYSPASRRFANPVYLRVTATETFAKADAATREAVESLAPDREGDLIDYDAVWTAKRAALELLWPHRAEEVPEDRDLREFALFCALAEQHGADWRDWPEALRDPAGAEVEKAREELKDRVAFHGWLQHLCRVQLEAARKAARDAGMTVGIVHDLPVGVHPGGADTWAVRDVFAADVRVGAPPDAFNQQGQDWNLPPWRPDKLAEAGYAPFRDVIRGVLRYADGIRVDHIAGLWRLWWIPPGEPAHRGTYVHYDAEAMVGVLALEAHRAGAVVVGEDLGTVEDVVTETMHERGMLSSAVLWFERDWDAPGKPFTPPESWDPDAMASISTHDLPTVSGWLKSEHVRVRAELGLLDRGADAEEEAAAAEREALMDLVAREGIPADDPVVALHTLLAKAASRLVLTSPADVAGQVRQPNLPGTVDQYPNWRIRLPVSVDGFFTAKGVRAAVAPLAAARPLPG, from the coding sequence CCCGGTACGAGAACGCCGATCAGGTCTGGGTCGACGTGGACGACGAGGTCGTCGCCGCCGTTCTCCGGCAGTTCGGGGTCGATCCCACCAGCGACGAAGCCGTGGCCGAGACCGATGCGCTGCCGCCGACGATCGTCGTCAAGGAGGGCACCACCCGGCCGTTGCCCGGGGACGCCGAGGTCGTTCTCGAGGACGGGACGCGGCGCCCGGCCCACGGGGAACTGCCCGGTGATCTGCCGCTCGGCTGGCACCGGGTGGTGACCGCCGAACAGGACGTCGTGCTCGCCGTCGTTCCCGCGAAGCTGCCGGTCGTCAAGCCCGCGTGGGGCTGGATGCTGCAGCTGTACTCCCTGCACTCGCCCGGGTCGTGGGGCATCGGGGACTACGCCGACCTCGCCACCTTCGCCGCGCGGTCGGCCGCCGAGCTGGATGCCGGGGTGCTGCTCGTCAACCCCGTGCAGGCGATCAGTCCCGCGCACCCCGTCGAGCGGTCGCCCTACTCGCCCGCGAGCCGGCGGTTCGCCAATCCCGTCTACCTGCGCGTCACCGCCACCGAGACGTTCGCGAAGGCCGACGCGGCGACGCGGGAGGCCGTCGAGTCGCTGGCGCCGGACCGGGAAGGCGACCTGATCGACTACGACGCCGTCTGGACGGCGAAGCGGGCCGCGCTCGAACTGCTCTGGCCGCACCGGGCCGAGGAGGTGCCCGAAGACCGTGACCTGCGGGAGTTCGCGCTCTTCTGCGCGCTCGCCGAACAGCACGGCGCCGACTGGCGGGACTGGCCCGAAGCCCTGCGGGACCCCGCCGGGGCCGAGGTCGAAAAGGCTCGCGAAGAGCTGAAGGACCGCGTCGCCTTCCACGGCTGGCTGCAGCACCTGTGCCGGGTCCAGCTGGAAGCCGCGCGAAAGGCCGCGCGGGACGCCGGGATGACCGTCGGGATCGTGCACGACCTGCCGGTCGGGGTGCACCCCGGCGGAGCGGACACCTGGGCGGTGCGGGACGTCTTCGCCGCCGACGTGCGGGTGGGCGCGCCGCCGGACGCGTTCAACCAGCAGGGGCAGGACTGGAACCTGCCGCCGTGGCGGCCGGACAAGCTGGCCGAGGCCGGGTACGCGCCGTTCCGGGACGTCATCCGGGGCGTCCTGCGGTACGCCGACGGCATCCGCGTCGACCACATCGCCGGGCTCTGGCGGCTCTGGTGGATCCCGCCGGGCGAGCCCGCGCACCGCGGCACGTACGTGCACTACGACGCCGAGGCGATGGTCGGCGTGCTCGCGCTCGAGGCGCACCGGGCGGGCGCCGTCGTCGTGGGGGAGGACCTGGGGACCGTCGAGGACGTCGTCACCGAAACCATGCACGAGCGGGGCATGCTCAGCTCCGCCGTCCTGTGGTTCGAACGCGACTGGGACGCGCCGGGCAAGCCGTTCACGCCGCCGGAGAGCTGGGACCCGGACGCGATGGCCAGCATCTCCACGCACGACCTGCCGACCGTCTCGGGCTGGCTGAAGAGCGAGCACGTCCGGGTGCGCGCCGAGCTGGGGCTGCTGGACCGCGGTGCCGACGCCGAGGAAGAAGCGGCCGCGGCCGAACGCGAAGCGCTGATGGATCTTGTTGCGCGCGAAGGGATTCCGGCGGACGACCCGGTCGTCGCCTTGCACACGCTGCTCGCGAAAGCCGCGTCACGGCTCGTGCTGACGTCGCCGGCCGACGTCGCGGGCCAAGTGCGGCAGCCGAATCTGCCCGGAACCGTCGACCAGTACCCTAACTGGCGGATTCGCCTTCCCGTCAGCGTCGACGGCTTCTTCACCGCGAAGGGGGTCCGCGCCGCGGTCGCGCCGCTGGCCGCGGCACGCCCCTTGCCCGGGTAA